In the genome of Phacochoerus africanus isolate WHEZ1 chromosome 5, ROS_Pafr_v1, whole genome shotgun sequence, the window accatgaggttgcgggttcaatccctggcctcgctcagtgggttaaggatccggcgttgccgtgagctgtggtgtaggctgcagacgcggctcggatcccgtgttgctgtggctctggcgcaggccggtggctacagctccgattcgacccctagcctgggaacctccatatgccgcggaagcggccctagaaaaggcaaaaaaaaaaagacaaaaaaaaagagtttatgcTCTGTTGACATTGCCCGTGAAAAGTGTCTGCCTAGATGTCGGGCGTGAGGGAGGGTATGTATGCGAAGTAATTCGCAGAGTTGCGTGGTGTTGAAGTATTAGTACTTGAGGAGAGGTATATGCGCAAGGTTGCGTTTAAGTAAAAATAGCCCACCAAGCGGTTGGGAGAAAGAATAATGGGAATACCCGCGGAGTCCGCGGTTTTCAAAAGGAATTCCCATCCCGCCTCCATCCACTCTAGCCTGTGGGCTTTCGGACTACAATTCCCAAGATGCCTCGCTCCTCCACCAACCAGGAAAGGCTGGTCAGGACAAGAGGCAGCCCGGCCAATGGGCGAGCCGGGCCGAATCGAAACCTGCGCTGATTGAACCGAGTCTGACTGGAATCTTTGGCGGCTTGGTTTCAGTGGTGAATGCATGATGGGCGGGTGTGCAGCGACCAGTGAAGTGGATCCGGAGAGTGTGGGCGGGGAGAGGTGCTAACTAGCAGGCGGTTCGCCCAATGAAGGGCGGAAGCCCCTGGACGCGGTCGGGCGAGTCTACTAGAGGCGGGCGACTGCGGGGACCGAGTATGTACCATGGCGGAGCCAGTGAGGAAACGGGGCCGGCGGTCCAGAGGCGGCGGTGTTGGCCGAGGTACTCGGGGGTCCCGGGGCGGCCGGGGCCGGCGACCTCAGTCCCAACGATCTCCAGCTCGACGCACCCTGGACCCAGAGCTTGTGGACTTGGTCAGCGACAGCGATGAGGATGTTTTGGAGGTCGCCACGGCGCGCGGCGCTGCGGACCCGGCCGAGGTCCCACTCCCCGATACCCCGGTGCCGGCCGCGCCCCGGGACGACAGCGACAGCGACAGCGAAGGGGCGGACGCAGGGCCAGCTGGAGTCCCTCCAATCCTGatcaggcggcggcggcggctgttGCTGGATCCGGGGGAGGCACCTGCGGTTCCAGTGTACTCCGAGAAGGTGCCGCCGGGTCCCCGGGAGGGTTAGCGCGGAAGAGTGGGTTCTTACAGTGCCGAGGGTAGGATTTGGGGGTTGGTCTTGGGGACTAAAGGGAAGCAGGGGCTAGGGCCTTGGAGGCAGAGAGATGCAGGGTTTTTGGGGTTTCTGCACATTGGGAAGGTAAAGGGATCTGGAGTGTGTCGAGAGTTTGGGAATCCCCGGGAGCTGGAACATCGCGGGTAAAGAGAGGCTAAGGCGCTGGGATCCCTGGTGCTTCAGAGAAGGGCTTTGAGGACCTGGGCCTGGGATATAGGGCGTGTTGGATTTTAAGGCTGGGACCCATTGCTaaggatccaggaggatgagggctGGAGTCTGTGGAAATTCACAGAGGACTGGGGATCCAGGAGGCTGGAGTCCCCACGTGGTAGGAtgagcaggggtggggtggggtgctagGATCTCCAAGGATTCTAAAGTAGCGGGACGGCTAGCACCCTCATAAAAAAGGACCTCTAAACTTGCACACTTAGAGTGCATTGGCCAAAGGGGTGTGGGAGTCAAGGTGTCCAATTTTGGATCCTGGGGAAGCTCAGCCTCCTGAGTCTCCAGGGGAGGGTTGGGGGTGTCTGCATCCTTAGGGAGGAagtgggagctggaggaggacTGAGTGTGAGGGAAGAGTGGGCCCCAGTTGTCGCCTTTAAGTGGGGGGAGGATTTGATCTATTGTTTCTTTGCAGGTGAAAAGCAGCCTCCACCTCATCCCAGATCACGTGTCCCTCCTGAAATTCTGTCCCCCAGAGACTGAGGAAGGTAAGGGAGGCCTTCCAGGGAGCGGCGCCCACCCTGGTCTCTCCAAGGAGACTTCCTGGAGTTTACATCTCTGCAGTTAGTTGTTTCCCGAGTCTCAGGGGAAGGACCTGGGAGAGGCGACTAGCACCCTAGCCAGAAAAAGCTCTTGTCCTGAAAGGAGCTGGATGgggtgttttgtgtttgtttgtttgtttgtttgtttatggctgtacccggggcatgtggaaatgcctgggccagggatggaagacCAAACCCACATCGCACCTGCGAgtagagctgctgcagtcggattcttaacccactgtgccactgcggGAATTCCAGGAGCTGGATTGTTAACCAGAGGGCACCGAAAGTACTGTCAACACCCCCTTCCcctggcattcccgtcgtggctcagtggaaacgaatttgactagcatccatgaggacgcaggtttgatccctggcctcgctcagtgggttaagggtctggtgtttcatgagctgtggtgtatgtaggtcacagacgcggctcggatctgacattgttgtggttgtggcgtaggccagtggctacagctctgattcaacccctagcctgggaacctccatatgctgtgggtgtggccctaaaaagacaaacaaacaaacaaacaaacaaacaaaaacccttcccTCAACTCTTAACAGGCATAGGAGTGTGCAAATATACAAATTCCCCGGGTGCCATCTACAGAGATTCTGATGCTGTAATCCTggaagcaggggagggggaggtggtgaGAATCTGTAACATCTTGTTACATCTGCCACAAGTCTGGGGAGCCAGCAGGGTGTTCTTTGAATCCTATCAGGGCCACCCAGCTGATGTCCTCCCCCAGGGATGGGATTTTTTTGCAAACCACTCAAGGGCAGTGAATAGAAATCAAGTCTAATAGGACAGTGATCTCATGGGCCCATGCAGGCCTTCCTTGGACTAGGACTTTTTGTGCCATGAGGGAGTATGGTAGGGTGATTAAGAGCTGATTTAGGGAGTTcgctttgtggtgcagcagaaacaatccaagtagtatccatgaggatgctggttcgctccctggcctcgcttagtgggttggggacccagtgttgccatgagctgtggtgtaggttgcagacatggcttggatccagtgtggcgtaggcagggcagctgcagctctgattcaacccccagcctgggaacctccatatgctgcaggtgaagcccctaaaaagcaaaaaaaaaaaaaagagctgatttAGGAACCAACAGGCCTAGGttggaatcccagctctaccccttcgtagctgtgtgaccttgggcaagtgaatCTCAatgcttcaatttcttcatcgGCAAAATGGGGATAAATAATGCATGTATGTCAAAGGATTTGGGTGAGAATTAATTAAAGAGAATATATAGAAATCCCCCTCTTGGGCTACATATATGCTGTAGGACAGTAGCGggtacacagaaatacaaaggtaCCTCTGTCCTTGCTACTCAAAATGTGGGCCCAGGAGTGCTGGGCATCCTTCAGGAGCTTGccagaaatgcagagtctcaggcttCTGGAAGCTACTAGGAtggggtttctcaacctcagcccTCCTGACATTTGGACTggataattctctctctctctctctctttttttttttttgtctttttgccgtttcttgggccactcccacggcacatggaggttcccactctaggggtccaatcggagctgtagccgctggcctacgccagagccacagcaatgtgggatccgagccgcgtctgcaacctacaccacagctcacggcaacgctggatccttaacccactgagcgaggccagggattgaacccgaaatctcatggttcctagtcggattcattaaccattgagccacgatgggaactcctggactggataattctttgtgtGGGGCTGTATCTACACTGTGTGATGTTTAGGAGATCCTGACCTCTGCTCACCAGATGCTAGTGTTACACCCCAACCCCCTCTTCCCCGCCCCTTTGTGACAACCAGAATTGCCTCTAGACATTGCCACCTGTCCCTTGGGAGGCCAGAttgcccctggttgagaaccactgctctaggaTTTATCATCACTGTTTTGTagtcacagtatttttttttttttaatagtcaatgATGATCTTTTATTGTGGCAGGCAAAGGGAAAAGTGCTTCTATATCCTAGAATAATACCTGGTTTCCTTTTATAAGACATTTAAGTTAAATGGAACAatgtaaagaaatatattaaGTAATACAGAGATATGGCAAAATATGATCATGTCATATGGAGGAAATTTGAGAAATGTGGGTTTAGAAGGACTGTATTTATCTCTCCCTCATTCCCTCCCAGCTGTACACCCTGCCTCTCACCCCTTGATTCACGTAGTGTTGCTGTGTCCATCACATTGCgtgtagaaagaaaataaaataatttttgggtttttttgtgtgtgtttttagggccacacctctggcatatggaagatggaagttcccaggctagcggtcaaatcagagctgcagctgccagcctacaccacggccacagcaatgtgggatccttaacccactgagcgagaccagggattgaacctgcatcctcaaggatactagttgggttatttgccactgagccacagtgggaactcgtaaatttttttttttttgtctttttgcctcttctagggcctctctcgcagcatatggaggttcccaggctaggggtctaatcggagctgtagccgccggcctataccagagccacagcaactcgggatccgagccacatcggcgacctacaccacagctcatggcaatgccggatccttaacccactgagcgaggccagggatcgaacccgcaacctcatggttcccgttcggattcatttctgctgtgctacgacgggaactcctgcctttctctttctgacctccttcacttagtgtgagagtctcatgagttccatccacgttgctgtgcaTTTCTCTTTTGACCCACACCACTCGTGCCTTTCCCCAGTGGTCCTGTGTGTCTGGGGCCCCCTTAGTCTCCTCCTTTCTCAGAACCTTCGGAAGGCCCCTGACTTGACTCTCCTTGGCCTCCCACTGCCTTCTCTCGGCTAACCCTTTCCCCTtgcccctctctgtccccagaggCGGAGTCTGTGGACATGGCCGATGCCAGCAGTCCCCACGCTGAGGAGTCCCCATGTCCAGCttcttcctggaagaggaagctgaggagtatggatggagaagagaagaaaaaggtgttgctgtgagtgagACGAGGGCCCCGGGGCCGTCCCGGTTTGGCTGAGGTGGGCAGGCCCCTTGGGTGGCTGCTGGAAGGCTAAGGAGAAGGCATGGAGGGAGTCTTGAGGTTCAAGGTAGAGATGGAAGCTGTTGGGAGATGTGGTCCCCATGGGAGGATGACAGCGGACCCTCAGGACcacccaggtcttttttttttttcttctgtcttttgtctttagggccacacccgtggcatatggaggttcccaggctaggggtccaatcagagctgcagctgccagcctacaccacagccacagcaaccccgaatctgcaatctacaccacagctcacggtaacgccggatccttaacccactgagcggggccagggatcgaacccgtgtccttatggatgctagtgggggttcgctaacccctgagccatgacaggaatgcccagGACTGCCCAGGCAGTGGAGTTTTGTTCTCAGATGGTAGTAATACAGGTGTGAAGGAGTGGCTCTGCGGTTCAAATATAGCAGCTGTCTCTTAGCCAGCCTCTGTACTTCCACTTCATGTTtcgtaaagtggggataatagtGGTACCTGGGTCAGAATTTGGGGGTAAATTCAGAGTGAACCCTTGCCATATAGTAAGTGCTTGGTGAAATTTGGATGTCATCAGACATTCACCAGGGAAGTAACTTATCTTAAAAGTTAggcattcttgggagttcccgtcgtggctcagcggtaacgaaactgactagtatccacaagaatgcaggttcgatccctgccctcgcccagtgggttaaggatccagcattgacgtgagctgtggtttaggtcacagatgcggctcggatctgactttgctgtggctgtggcgtacactggctgctgcagctctgattgactcctaccctgggaaattccacatgcgactgcagccctaaaaaaagccaaagaaaaaaaattaggcattCTTGGAGCTCCCAGTTggacaacaggatcagtggcatctctgcaggttcaattcccagccctgcacagtgggttaaaggatcctgagttgctgccgCTGCAGCTttgatcacaactgcagctcggatctgatccctggcccaggaattccctaTGCcccggggtggccaaaaaagacaaaaaaagctaGGTATTATCCCTCATATTTGGatcatagaaatataaaaatgataactCGGTTTTCCCTGTCCTTACCTCCTCCTATCTTCCCATAAAATGGATGTCACCAAAAGGTGCTCCCTCTGGATTCTCCAGGTCCCCCTCCGATCCCCAGGGGTCCATAGCCCATGAGCGGTGTGGGGCTGGGGTCTCACCTCTTTCTCCATCCTGATTCTCGTATCTCTGCAGGGTTCAGGACACCTCTCCTGTGACCCCACCTCCGCCACGGACCAAAAGCAGAAAGCATAGTCGGGCGCTCCAGAAGTTAAGGTACCAAGCGGCCGGGGGCTCTGGACGGGTGCAGAGGGGCAGTGCGGGGGGGGCCCCCACCCTGGCTGACCCAGAGCTCTTTGCGCACCCCAGGGAGGTGAACAAGCGCCTCCAGGATCTCCGTTCCTGCCTGAGTCCCAAGCAGCCTCAGGGCCAGGACCACCTGAGCCAAGAAGATGAGGTGGTCCTCGTGGAGGGGCCCCCCCTCCCAGAGAACCCTCGACTCTTGCCACTCAAGATCCGGTGCCGGGCCGACTTGGTCAGATTGCCCGTCAGAATGGTAAGTGCCTgaaggggctgcaggaggagggaCTCAGGAGCTGCCTGCGGAGAGACCGCGCTGTCTTCCTTCACCCCTCCTGCTGTCTGGAGCTGCCCAGTGCTTTTTGCCCTCCACGCCGTTGTGCTCACTGTTCCCTTTGTCCAGActttaccccccacccccctttttggtctttttgtctctttagggccgaaccttcggcatatggaggttcccaggctaggggtctaatcagagctgtagcctccgccctacgccagagccacagcaacgcgggatccgagccgcgtctgccatctacatcacagctcacggcaatgctgaatccttaacccactgaacgaggctggggatcgaacctgcaacttcgtggttcccagtcggattcgcttctgctgcgccacggcaggTCCTACCCCTCTCTTTCTGGCAAGCTTTccaccctttatttatttatttatttttggccacatccacgcatgcagaagtttttgggtcagggatcaaacttacgccacagcagtgacaacactgaatcctgaGCCGCTAGGCTAAGGttccccaccagggaactctcccacaTCCTCGCATTCTTCAAGCCGCCACTAAAACGTCCTAAGAAGTTTTGCTTGGTAGCCCCTCTCCTGGGTATGCACCccatctctttccttccctcagaCCCTGTGCTTCTGTCTTGTGCTTGCTTTGCCGCCTTAGACACCCAGATGTCACTTGGTCATTCGGTTTCCCCTAGCTTCCTGGCGAACactagtttttgcttttttttttttttgcctactccatggtatatggaattcctgggacagggatcagatccgagccacggttGAAAtgtacgccacagctgcagcaacactggatcctttaacccactgcgccagactgggaatcaaacctgtgtcctggagttcccatcatggtgcagtggaaacgaatctgactaggaaccatgaggttgcaggttcaatccctggcctcactcaatgggtgaaggatctggtgttggtgtggctgtggtgtaggccgacagctgtagcttcaattgaacccctagcctgggaatctccatatgccatggccctaaaaagcaaaaaagaaaagaaaagaaaaacctgtgtTCTTGTGCTTCAGAGATGCTGTGATCCTGttaagccacagagggaactccaagactatttTTTTGGCAGAAAGACcccaattttaaatgaaaaatgatagCAGAAATGACCATTTATTTAACAGTAACTGTGCATGGAGCAAGCAACTAAGGCAGAGCTTGCAAACTGGCAGCCCAAGGCCTTATCACTGTGCATCTCCTTTTGCACTGGACGGTGCTTTTAAAACATGTGAGTTTAttaccagccttttttttttaactctttaatgctgaacccatggcgtatggaaattctcaggcttggggtggaattgaagcctatgccacagccacagccacaagggatccaagcctcatctgtgacctgtactgcaACTTGctgcagtggatccttaacccactgagcgaggccagggatcaaacccacatcctcatggattctagtcgtattcgtttctgctgccacagtgggaactcttgaacctcttatttattttattttatttttgttgtctttttatgttagttcccaggctaggggtcaaatcagagctatagctgccggcctacaccacagccacagccacataggatctgagctgcatctgcaacccataccacagctcatggcaaccccggatccttaacccgctgagcaagg includes:
- the NFATC2IP gene encoding NFATC2-interacting protein isoform X2, yielding MAEPVRKRGRRSRGGGVGRGTRGSRGGRGRRPQSQRSPARRTLDPELVDLVSDSDEDVLEVATARGAADPAEVPLPDTPVPAAPRDDSDSDSEGADAGPAGVPPILIRRRRRLLLDPGEAPAVPVYSEKVKSSLHLIPDHVSLLKFCPPETEEEAESVDMADASSPHAEESPCPASSWKRKLRSMDGEEKKKVLLVQDTSPVTPPPPRTKSRKHSRALQKLREVNKRLQDLRSCLSPKQPQGQDHLSQEDEVVLVEGPPLPENPRLLPLKIRCRADLVRLPVRMSEPLQSVVDHMATRLGVSPSRILLLFGETELSPTATPRTLKLGVADIIDCVVLASSPEAAGTSQLIQLRVQGKEKHQMLEVSLPRDSPLKTLMSRYEEAMGLSGCKLTFFFDGTKLSGPFRATFLMHRLWKA
- the NFATC2IP gene encoding NFATC2-interacting protein isoform X1, which codes for MAEPVRKRGRRSRGGGVGRGTRGSRGGRGRRPQSQRSPARRTLDPELVDLVSDSDEDVLEVATARGAADPAEVPLPDTPVPAAPRDDSDSDSEGADAGPAGVPPILIRRRRRLLLDPGEAPAVPVYSEKVKSSLHLIPDHVSLLKFCPPETEEEAESVDMADASSPHAEESPCPASSWKRKLRSMDGEEKKKVLLVQDTSPVTPPPPRTKSRKHSRALQKLREVNKRLQDLRSCLSPKQPQGQDHLSQEDEVVLVEGPPLPENPRLLPLKIRCRADLVRLPVRMSEPLQSVVDHMATRLGVSPSRILLLFGETELSPTATPRTLKLGVADIIDCVVLASSPEAAGTSQLIQLRVQGKEKHQMLEVSLPRDSPLKTLMSRYEEAMGLSGCKLTFFFDGTKLSGKELPADLGMESGDLIEVWG